The following are from one region of the Deltaproteobacteria bacterium genome:
- the gcvPB gene encoding aminomethyl-transferring glycine dehydrogenase subunit GcvPB — MTTTHEPTLFEKSRPGRTGYSIPTCAASASDLPAELARETAVELPELSEVDVVRHYTRLSQRNFGIDLGMYPLGSCTMKYNPRINEATARYSGFAKLHPHTPPTQAQGALALMHELQNMLAEISGLGAVSLQPAAGAHGEMTGLMVIRAYHTKNGNPRKKVLIPDTAHGTNPASSTICNYEVETVGSDAHGGIDLDALAAKMNEDVAALMITNPNTLGLFESRIAEAAKIVHDRGGLVYCDGANLNAILGITRPGDFGADVMHINLHKTFTTPHGGGGPGAGPVAVRDFLAPFLPVPAIVKTANGYDWDYDRPDSVGKVHAFFGNFGMLVRAYTYIREMGAKGLAKVSAMAVLNATYIKESLKDVYHLAYDEPCMHECVLSDKGMPGGVTTMDIAKRLMDYGFHPPTVYFPLIVKGSIMIEPTETESLENCDRFIEAMKEIRRDAETNPDMIHEAPHHAPVTRLNDVQAAKRMRLTADL, encoded by the coding sequence ATGACGACCACGCATGAACCCACGCTCTTCGAAAAGTCGCGACCGGGCCGCACGGGGTACTCGATTCCCACGTGCGCCGCTTCGGCGAGCGATCTGCCCGCCGAACTCGCGCGCGAGACGGCCGTGGAACTGCCGGAGTTGTCCGAGGTCGACGTCGTCCGCCACTACACGCGACTGTCGCAGCGCAATTTCGGCATCGATCTCGGGATGTATCCGCTCGGCAGTTGCACCATGAAGTACAACCCGCGCATCAACGAGGCGACCGCGCGGTATTCCGGCTTCGCGAAGTTGCACCCGCACACACCGCCGACGCAGGCCCAGGGCGCGCTCGCGCTGATGCACGAACTTCAGAACATGCTCGCCGAGATTTCGGGCTTGGGCGCCGTTTCGCTCCAGCCTGCCGCCGGCGCGCACGGCGAGATGACCGGCCTGATGGTGATCCGCGCATATCACACCAAGAACGGGAATCCGCGCAAAAAGGTGCTGATCCCAGATACCGCGCACGGCACCAACCCGGCGTCGAGCACGATCTGTAATTACGAGGTCGAGACGGTCGGCAGCGACGCGCACGGCGGCATCGACCTCGACGCGCTCGCGGCGAAGATGAACGAAGACGTGGCCGCGCTGATGATCACGAACCCGAACACGCTCGGGCTCTTCGAGTCGCGCATCGCCGAAGCCGCGAAGATCGTTCACGATCGCGGCGGCCTCGTGTATTGCGACGGCGCGAATCTGAACGCGATTCTCGGCATCACGCGCCCGGGCGATTTCGGCGCCGACGTCATGCACATCAACCTGCACAAGACCTTCACCACCCCTCACGGCGGCGGCGGTCCCGGCGCGGGTCCCGTCGCGGTGCGCGATTTTCTCGCGCCCTTCCTGCCGGTTCCGGCCATCGTGAAAACCGCGAACGGCTACGATTGGGACTACGACCGGCCCGATTCCGTCGGCAAGGTGCACGCCTTTTTCGGCAACTTCGGCATGCTGGTGCGCGCGTACACGTACATCCGCGAGATGGGAGCCAAGGGGCTCGCGAAGGTCTCCGCGATGGCCGTGCTCAACGCCACCTACATCAAGGAGTCGCTGAAGGACGTCTATCACCTCGCGTACGACGAACCGTGCATGCACGAGTGCGTGCTGTCCGACAAGGGCATGCCCGGCGGCGTGACGACGATGGACATCGCGAAGCGCCTGATGGACTACGGATTCCACCCGCCGACGGTGTATTTCCCGCTGATCGTCAAGGGCTCGATCATGATCGAGCCCACCGAGACGGAGAGTCTCGAAAACTGCGACCGGTTCATCGAGGCGATGAAGGAAATCCGCCGAGACGCCGAGACGAATCCGGACATGATCCACGAAGCGCCGCATCACGCACCGGTCACGCGACTCAACGACGTGCAGGCGGCGAAACGGATGCGGCTGACGGCGGATCTCTGA